A section of the Rhodobacteraceae bacterium M382 genome encodes:
- a CDS encoding caspase family protein has product MAKITLEQLEALIADPARADADLSDYFILDQEASGPFAPVFTFNPDTVDIPLGPDGQARSAQIMNMANRFERWRRTGRFYEKIRSGYDGPIIVSEGDSWFQYPIRLHDTIDKLMERYAILSLGAAGDLLERMARKQEYLKALRDTGASILLLSGGGNDLVANGALADYLEEFDVDLKPADYLKPEFQGLLDSAFGYYEQMCRQVQGAFPHVQILCHGYDYPIPNRGKWLGKPMETRGIRDRSLQKAIAAEMMDRFNRGMRRLAKSMPHVTYIDCRSVVGDGRWYDELHPENPGYADVAGKFDREIRRISNAAPRSLPHSRGPFGGASHLAAPAVVGRANKAMSLHVGLNSVDPDHYAGWDGALNACENDAHAMANLAAGQGFEPELLLTRNATREAVVARLAAAAETLTEGDMFLWSFAGHGYKLPDFNRDEAPDAKGEHWDETLVLYDFQIIDDELFSLWSRFKPGVRILMVPDCCHSGTVIRAMFPEVDQPKMRMMPQAIGSRTFEQNEQAYRNYIDEFAHQRDDILHNPLSARVRASVLSLTACQDHQVAMDGHQNGAFTEALLKVWNRGRFSGNYVQFRTAVDRAIGSPDQTPNLYWTGAEDAGFRAQVPFTLWTNPSSTVLGGIAPPAPPKVVPVSAPPMSLADRMLATEGDEHDDLPDDVVTEIAEGRWRSPADPGTRSVASWTDAQDFFDFIKALGLRHFSPGEFLILGGSHNGTGPCAGKNSYPPRSLWPNIANTAQVLDELRDRIGKPTVITNAYRAPAYNTCIGGATGSQHKQFNALDFKVPGVSTRDIAWALRQMRDDENRFKGGVGLYNSFVHVDTRGVNATWPPEFKNAASPAGTVLAPRHADLSPKDRRAMIEAIDLAPIPGRLPRVRSAFRSPETADEETALALEKQKLNAAVNASSVVSFVENLTPQQKDDVLLSTLFAQRAASAKKDPVKEIQAWLTVYLDTLSLLGWSVESAPQMQQQTLKANATFDEAILKILAVVASQSQFAILQEALGALGKLADNSGQIKLFDRSTSVTEGGHFQVGAAEASGEVVSMALGAFHYRWTDEQKNVLFVKWGKNEVKYWMAAQRASLSGRQYADIRDQVSERLGASRKKLIANIDLD; this is encoded by the coding sequence ATGGCCAAAATCACATTGGAGCAACTCGAAGCGTTGATCGCCGATCCCGCACGCGCGGATGCAGATCTGTCCGATTATTTCATTCTGGACCAGGAGGCATCTGGACCATTCGCGCCTGTGTTCACCTTTAACCCGGATACTGTTGATATTCCGTTGGGCCCGGATGGTCAGGCACGTTCTGCCCAGATTATGAATATGGCCAACCGCTTTGAACGCTGGCGCCGCACCGGTCGGTTTTATGAAAAGATCCGCAGCGGTTATGATGGGCCGATCATCGTCTCCGAAGGCGACAGCTGGTTCCAATATCCGATACGTTTGCATGACACCATCGACAAGCTGATGGAACGCTATGCGATTCTGTCGCTGGGCGCGGCCGGCGACCTGTTGGAGCGCATGGCGCGCAAGCAGGAGTATCTCAAGGCCTTGCGCGACACTGGCGCATCCATTCTGCTGTTGTCAGGCGGCGGGAATGATCTGGTGGCCAATGGCGCTTTGGCTGACTATCTCGAAGAATTTGATGTCGATTTGAAGCCTGCGGATTACCTGAAACCCGAATTCCAGGGGCTTCTGGACAGCGCCTTTGGCTATTACGAACAAATGTGCCGTCAGGTCCAGGGCGCTTTTCCGCATGTTCAGATCCTGTGCCACGGCTATGACTATCCGATCCCCAACCGGGGCAAATGGTTAGGCAAACCGATGGAAACCCGTGGGATCCGTGACCGCAGCCTGCAAAAGGCGATTGCCGCCGAGATGATGGATCGGTTCAATCGGGGCATGCGACGTCTGGCCAAATCAATGCCGCATGTAACCTATATTGATTGTCGCAGTGTCGTGGGTGATGGCCGGTGGTATGATGAATTGCACCCGGAAAACCCCGGATATGCGGATGTGGCAGGCAAGTTCGACCGCGAAATCCGGCGGATTTCCAATGCGGCCCCGCGCAGCCTGCCGCACAGTCGTGGCCCATTTGGCGGTGCCTCGCATCTTGCAGCGCCCGCTGTCGTGGGGCGCGCAAACAAGGCCATGTCGCTGCATGTTGGGTTGAATTCGGTCGACCCCGATCACTATGCGGGTTGGGACGGTGCGCTAAACGCCTGCGAAAACGACGCCCATGCGATGGCGAATTTGGCAGCAGGCCAAGGCTTTGAACCAGAACTCCTATTGACTCGGAATGCCACGCGCGAAGCCGTTGTGGCACGCTTGGCTGCTGCTGCTGAGACGCTCACCGAAGGGGATATGTTCTTATGGAGCTTTGCCGGGCATGGGTACAAGCTACCTGATTTCAACCGGGACGAAGCCCCGGACGCAAAGGGAGAGCATTGGGACGAGACGCTGGTGCTTTACGATTTTCAGATTATCGATGATGAGCTGTTCAGCCTTTGGAGCCGGTTTAAACCTGGGGTGCGGATTCTGATGGTGCCTGATTGCTGTCACTCCGGGACGGTTATTCGGGCTATGTTTCCAGAAGTAGACCAACCCAAGATGCGTATGATGCCGCAAGCCATCGGATCGCGGACGTTTGAGCAAAATGAACAGGCATATCGCAACTATATCGACGAATTCGCCCACCAACGCGATGACATCCTTCACAACCCTCTTAGTGCGCGGGTGCGTGCGTCGGTTCTGAGCCTGACGGCCTGTCAGGATCATCAGGTCGCCATGGATGGGCATCAGAACGGAGCCTTTACTGAAGCGTTGTTGAAGGTCTGGAATAGGGGACGTTTCTCGGGGAATTATGTACAATTTCGCACAGCGGTTGATCGGGCAATTGGTTCGCCTGACCAGACACCCAACCTTTATTGGACAGGGGCCGAGGATGCAGGTTTCAGGGCGCAGGTGCCGTTTACGCTTTGGACCAACCCGAGCAGCACGGTTTTGGGGGGGATAGCTCCGCCTGCGCCACCCAAGGTGGTTCCCGTTTCAGCGCCTCCCATGTCATTGGCTGATCGCATGTTGGCGACCGAGGGCGACGAGCATGACGATCTACCGGATGATGTTGTGACCGAGATTGCCGAAGGCCGCTGGCGCAGCCCGGCAGATCCGGGCACACGGTCGGTGGCCTCCTGGACGGATGCGCAGGATTTCTTTGACTTTATCAAGGCGCTGGGTTTGCGCCATTTTTCGCCCGGTGAATTCCTGATCCTGGGCGGATCACACAATGGTACTGGCCCCTGCGCGGGCAAGAACAGCTATCCGCCTCGGTCGCTGTGGCCCAATATCGCCAATACTGCCCAGGTTCTGGATGAACTGCGGGATCGCATTGGCAAGCCGACAGTGATCACCAATGCCTATCGCGCGCCTGCCTATAATACCTGTATCGGCGGAGCGACGGGTAGCCAGCACAAGCAGTTCAATGCTTTGGACTTCAAGGTGCCAGGTGTATCAACCCGGGACATCGCCTGGGCCCTGCGTCAGATGCGTGATGACGAAAACCGGTTCAAAGGAGGGGTCGGGCTGTATAACAGCTTTGTTCATGTGGATACGCGGGGGGTGAATGCCACCTGGCCACCGGAATTCAAAAATGCCGCATCTCCCGCTGGTACCGTGTTGGCACCCCGACATGCGGATCTGTCACCCAAAGATCGCCGGGCGATGATCGAGGCGATAGATCTGGCACCAATCCCAGGCCGTCTGCCACGGGTTCGATCCGCGTTTCGCTCCCCTGAGACTGCGGATGAAGAAACAGCGCTGGCGTTGGAGAAACAAAAGCTGAATGCTGCGGTGAATGCGTCCAGTGTCGTTTCGTTTGTCGAGAACCTGACACCGCAGCAAAAGGATGACGTGCTGTTGTCCACGTTGTTCGCACAACGGGCTGCCAGCGCAAAAAAAGATCCGGTCAAGGAAATACAGGCCTGGCTCACCGTTTATCTGGATACGCTCAGTCTGTTGGGCTGGTCGGTCGAAAGCGCACCACAGATGCAGCAACAGACGCTCAAGGCCAATGCCACGTTTGACGAGGCAATACTGAAAATCCTCGCGGTGGTTGCCAGCCAAAGCCAGTTTGCGATCCTGCAGGAAGCCTTGGGCGCATTGGGTAAGTTGGCTGACAATTCCGGCCAGATAAAACTGTTTGACCGATCAACGTCGGTAACGGAAGGCGGGCATTTTCAGGTCGGCGCGGCAGAAGCCAGTGGCGAAGTCGTGTCCATGGCGCTGGGTGCGTTCCACTACCGCTGGACGGATGAACAAAAGAACGTGCTGTTCGTCAAATGGGGCAAGAACGAAGTCAAATATTGGATGGCGGCCCAACGGGCCAGCCTGAGCGGGCGTCAATATGCCGACATCCGCGATCAGGTGAGTGAACGGTTGGGGGCCAGTCGCAAGAAGCTGATCGCCAATATTGACCTGGACTGA
- a CDS encoding C1 family peptidase, with product MGVSRDWVDLRDFYYSPNLGSLKSTCLPDPECIDPVTGPVFGLRDQGETGRCVGFAMANLIDYQRALQGDVPLGPTDQVSADMLYHMARFHEMNAARSTNGGRMAAEGVYSLRSAIKGFYHHGVCLDLPGECVVDQGARARRWQSLCYRFGTDLKEDVFPSVEQAKAAQQVSLGAYYRLRPVLNHYHAALNEAGVILVSANLTTGWRSPDGVIDFGAGVEPLNGSHAVVIVGYTQQGFLVLNSWGNWGGFNGMPGVALWRYADWAENVMDGWVLRLGVPTPEAFDLSVGEQGTSRIYGPTQSGSVPCRELLGHFLHLDDGHHVERGSYPSSDQMVAKTLDFLDGRLSGAVDAPKGYRGVVLWIAGNLDPMKAGFAASVRRKKWLKERGLFLITVFWCNDFFEQSMGVLERVFADSQSLVGEGSEHLDVIIENQARGIGRAFWRDIEHAAQRAIEGISEHPRNHVPPKHPGHVDHLINRLVEQAEMQGSELHLVCEGAGALVLAEWLEQPLVTETSRVQSSLPEDAAEMRIVAKARQITSAQLSLPAIDVPRAGETILPFLNALNAGRPNHAPQEIVLGGGQAALVADDLLPGRILIPDRDLEQTLRVGVYGKSILHLVANAFEDRRTTHPDAPPRAMLGMAGAPGEIASDPENNWPDFQTGMFTPIRMEISPGVGAVQQHELSRSPQLEAAILAATVQPQNSEH from the coding sequence ATGGGCGTCAGCCGCGATTGGGTTGATTTGCGCGATTTCTATTATTCGCCCAATCTTGGCTCCCTTAAATCCACATGCCTGCCGGACCCTGAATGCATTGATCCGGTCACCGGTCCGGTGTTCGGGTTGCGTGATCAAGGAGAAACCGGGCGATGTGTCGGTTTTGCGATGGCCAACCTGATCGACTATCAACGGGCGTTGCAGGGCGATGTTCCATTGGGACCTACCGATCAGGTCAGTGCCGACATGCTGTATCATATGGCACGGTTTCACGAAATGAACGCAGCCCGGTCAACAAACGGTGGCAGGATGGCAGCCGAGGGCGTTTATTCCTTGCGCTCTGCGATCAAGGGGTTCTACCACCATGGTGTCTGTCTCGACTTGCCCGGTGAATGTGTGGTGGACCAAGGCGCGCGTGCGCGACGCTGGCAAAGCCTGTGCTATCGGTTCGGCACCGACCTGAAAGAAGATGTTTTTCCCAGCGTCGAACAGGCCAAGGCTGCACAGCAGGTTTCGCTGGGAGCCTATTACCGGCTGCGCCCGGTCCTGAACCATTATCACGCCGCGTTGAACGAAGCCGGAGTGATATTGGTGTCCGCCAATTTGACGACCGGATGGCGCAGCCCCGACGGTGTCATTGATTTTGGCGCTGGGGTAGAGCCCCTGAACGGGTCCCATGCGGTGGTCATCGTCGGATATACGCAGCAGGGTTTTTTGGTTCTGAATTCCTGGGGCAATTGGGGCGGTTTCAACGGAATGCCCGGTGTTGCGCTATGGCGATACGCCGATTGGGCGGAAAACGTGATGGATGGTTGGGTGTTGCGGTTGGGCGTGCCGACGCCCGAAGCGTTTGACCTGAGTGTCGGGGAACAGGGGACCAGCCGCATTTATGGTCCGACACAATCCGGGTCGGTCCCATGTCGTGAATTGCTGGGACATTTTTTACATCTGGACGACGGTCATCATGTTGAACGTGGGTCATACCCGTCCAGCGATCAGATGGTTGCAAAGACGTTGGACTTTCTGGATGGCCGGCTGAGCGGGGCGGTCGATGCCCCCAAAGGTTATCGCGGTGTCGTGCTGTGGATTGCCGGCAATCTGGATCCGATGAAGGCGGGTTTTGCCGCTTCTGTACGACGCAAGAAATGGCTGAAGGAACGCGGATTGTTTCTGATCACGGTGTTCTGGTGCAACGATTTCTTTGAGCAGTCCATGGGGGTGTTGGAACGTGTATTCGCCGACAGCCAGAGCCTTGTCGGCGAAGGTTCGGAGCATCTGGACGTGATTATCGAAAACCAGGCGCGTGGGATCGGTCGCGCATTTTGGCGGGATATCGAACACGCGGCGCAACGGGCGATCGAGGGTATCTCGGAACATCCGCGCAATCACGTCCCCCCCAAACACCCCGGTCATGTGGACCATCTGATAAACCGGCTGGTTGAGCAGGCAGAAATGCAGGGGAGCGAATTGCATTTGGTCTGTGAAGGGGCCGGGGCGCTGGTTTTGGCTGAATGGTTGGAGCAGCCATTGGTGACGGAAACATCCCGCGTACAGTCCAGCCTTCCAGAGGACGCCGCCGAAATGCGGATCGTGGCCAAGGCGCGCCAGATTACCAGCGCCCAACTGTCGTTGCCCGCCATTGATGTGCCCAGAGCCGGTGAAACCATTCTTCCGTTTTTGAATGCGCTGAATGCCGGCCGACCAAACCACGCACCCCAGGAGATTGTTTTGGGAGGGGGCCAGGCAGCTTTGGTTGCCGATGATCTTTTGCCGGGGCGAATCCTGATCCCGGATCGGGATTTGGAACAAACGCTGCGTGTCGGGGTCTATGGGAAGTCCATCCTGCATCTGGTTGCCAACGCGTTTGAAGACCGCCGCACCACCCATCCGGATGCGCCGCCTCGCGCCATGCTGGGGATGGCCGGTGCGCCCGGCGAAATAGCCAGTGACCCAGAGAACAATTGGCCCGACTTTCAAACCGGCATGTTCACACCCATTCGTATGGAGATTTCGCCCGGAGTTGGGGCGGTTCAGCAACATGAACTGAGCCGCAGCCCACAGCTGGAAGCTGCAATTCTGGCAGCAACGGTTCAGCCCCAAAATTCAGAGCATTGA
- a CDS encoding NADH:flavin oxidoreductase, whose amino-acid sequence MSTDPLLQPYQLKHLTLKNRIMTTSHEPAYPEGGMPKERYVAYHAERARAGVALAMTAGSAAVSRDSPPVFNNILAYKDEVVPHIRRLSDACHAHGCAVMIQLTHLGRRTGWNKGDWLPSVSSSKHREPAHRAFPKLAEDWDIARIINDFADATERMKEGGMDGVELQVYGHLLDQFWSPLTNDLDGEYGGQTPDSRLKFPLDVLRAIRDRVGDDFIVGLRYTADEAAAGGITPVEGIEISKRLARSGMVDFLNVIRGRIHTDPAMTDVIPVQGMPSAPHLDFAGAVKRATGMPTFHASRIPDVATARHAVQAGLLDMVGMTRAHMADPHIVRKIVEGREDDIRPCVGATYCLDRIYQAGEALCLHNAATGRELSMPHDIAPAETRKRVVIVGAGPAGLEAARVAAERGHAVTVFEAQPDPGGQVRLTAQHARRREMIGIIDWRMAQCAARDVDFRFNTWAEADDVTALNPDVVIIATGGLPNTELFESGQENDLVVSAWDLISGDVKPGQQVLIYDESGDHPGLMAAEIAAAAGAKVEVMTPDRVFAPDIMAMNLVPYMRELQARDVTFTVTRRLLDVMRDGNRLCATIGTDYSDFTSQSSYDQVVVNYGTLPLDDLYFDLKPLSSNRGEVDHTALITGQPQTINTNPNATFQLFRIGDAVSARNTHAAIYDALRTMKDL is encoded by the coding sequence ATGTCGACTGACCCTTTGTTGCAGCCTTATCAGTTGAAGCATTTGACGTTGAAGAACCGGATCATGACGACGAGCCATGAGCCTGCGTATCCCGAGGGCGGGATGCCCAAGGAGCGCTATGTTGCCTATCACGCGGAACGGGCGCGGGCGGGGGTTGCGTTGGCGATGACGGCGGGGTCGGCTGCCGTGAGCCGGGACAGCCCGCCGGTGTTCAACAACATCCTGGCCTACAAGGACGAGGTTGTGCCCCACATCCGCCGCCTTAGCGATGCCTGCCACGCGCATGGCTGTGCGGTGATGATCCAGCTGACCCATCTGGGGCGGCGCACGGGGTGGAACAAGGGCGACTGGCTGCCCTCGGTCAGTTCCTCCAAACACCGTGAACCAGCGCATCGCGCGTTTCCCAAGCTGGCCGAGGATTGGGACATTGCCCGCATCATCAACGATTTCGCCGATGCCACCGAACGGATGAAGGAAGGGGGCATGGATGGGGTTGAATTGCAGGTCTACGGCCATCTTCTGGACCAGTTCTGGTCGCCTCTGACCAATGATCTGGATGGGGAATACGGGGGGCAAACACCTGATTCCCGGTTGAAATTCCCGCTGGACGTGCTGCGCGCCATTCGCGACCGGGTGGGCGACGATTTCATCGTCGGGCTGCGCTATACGGCCGATGAGGCCGCCGCCGGGGGCATCACGCCGGTCGAAGGCATCGAGATTTCCAAGCGGCTTGCGCGCAGCGGCATGGTCGATTTTCTGAATGTGATCCGCGGGCGCATCCACACCGATCCGGCGATGACCGATGTGATCCCGGTGCAGGGGATGCCATCGGCACCGCATCTGGATTTTGCCGGCGCGGTCAAACGGGCCACCGGCATGCCTACGTTCCACGCCTCGCGTATCCCGGATGTGGCCACCGCACGCCATGCGGTGCAGGCGGGGCTTCTGGATATGGTGGGGATGACGCGGGCGCATATGGCCGATCCGCATATCGTGCGCAAGATCGTCGAAGGGCGCGAGGATGACATTCGCCCCTGTGTTGGCGCAACCTATTGCCTGGACAGAATTTATCAGGCGGGCGAAGCGCTGTGCCTGCACAATGCCGCCACCGGGCGCGAGCTGTCGATGCCCCATGACATCGCCCCTGCCGAGACCCGCAAACGGGTGGTCATCGTCGGTGCCGGTCCGGCCGGGCTCGAAGCGGCGCGGGTGGCGGCCGAACGCGGCCACGCCGTGACCGTATTCGAGGCCCAGCCCGATCCCGGCGGTCAGGTGCGGCTGACCGCGCAACACGCACGCCGGCGCGAGATGATCGGCATCATCGACTGGCGCATGGCGCAATGCGCCGCGCGGGATGTGGACTTTCGTTTCAACACCTGGGCCGAAGCCGATGACGTCACCGCGCTGAACCCGGATGTGGTGATCATCGCCACCGGGGGTCTGCCCAATACCGAATTGTTCGAATCGGGCCAGGAAAACGATCTGGTGGTCAGCGCCTGGGATCTCATCTCGGGCGATGTCAAACCGGGCCAACAGGTGCTGATCTATGACGAAAGCGGCGATCATCCCGGTCTGATGGCGGCGGAAATCGCCGCAGCAGCGGGCGCGAAGGTCGAAGTCATGACCCCGGATCGGGTGTTTGCCCCCGATATCATGGCGATGAACCTGGTGCCCTACATGCGCGAATTGCAGGCCCGCGACGTGACATTCACCGTCACCCGCCGCCTGTTGGACGTGATGCGCGACGGCAATCGCCTGTGCGCCACAATCGGCACGGATTACAGTGATTTCACATCCCAATCCTCCTATGATCAGGTGGTGGTCAACTACGGCACCTTGCCGCTTGACGATCTCTACTTCGACCTGAAACCGCTGTCCTCAAACCGGGGCGAAGTGGACCACACCGCCCTGATCACCGGCCAGCCCCAGACCATCAACACAAACCCGAACGCCACATTCCAACTCTTCCGCATCGGCGACGCCGTCAGCGCCAGAAACACACACGCCGCAATCTATGATGCGCTCAGAACTATGAAGGACCTGTAA
- a CDS encoding NAD(P)-binding domain-containing protein, with protein MKIGVIGTGTIASAVVHGLAGQGHGILVSERSADKAAELAARIEEVNIADNQSILNASDVVFLGLMAEHATEVLQPLSFDADHRIVSLMAGASLDQVQHMVGPAKAEAVMIPFPGIALGGSPIMVRGNAALIRDLFAPANSVFDLKTDAELAAYLCAQAVLSPAAKMVNGAAGWLGERVADPQQAEDFLRVLVGSSLLASETGPLLEALDTPGGYNARLRDHMVDQGMAAALMAGLDNLSET; from the coding sequence ATGAAAATCGGAGTCATCGGAACTGGCACCATTGCCAGCGCAGTCGTCCACGGGTTGGCCGGGCAAGGGCATGGGATCCTTGTTTCCGAACGCAGCGCCGACAAGGCTGCGGAACTGGCCGCACGGATCGAAGAAGTGAACATTGCAGACAATCAGTCGATCCTGAATGCCAGCGATGTGGTTTTTCTGGGGCTCATGGCCGAGCATGCAACCGAAGTCTTGCAGCCATTGAGCTTTGATGCGGACCACAGAATTGTGTCGCTTATGGCGGGGGCGTCGCTGGATCAGGTCCAGCACATGGTCGGCCCAGCCAAAGCCGAAGCCGTCATGATTCCGTTCCCTGGAATTGCCCTGGGCGGGTCCCCGATCATGGTACGTGGCAACGCGGCTTTGATCCGGGATCTGTTTGCGCCCGCCAACTCTGTGTTCGACCTGAAAACCGATGCCGAATTGGCGGCGTATCTATGTGCGCAGGCGGTTTTGTCACCGGCGGCCAAGATGGTGAACGGTGCTGCGGGGTGGTTGGGTGAACGGGTCGCTGATCCACAACAGGCCGAGGACTTTCTGAGGGTGCTGGTGGGTAGCAGCCTGTTGGCCAGTGAAACCGGGCCATTGCTGGAGGCGTTGGATACGCCAGGTGGCTATAATGCGAGGCTACGCGATCATATGGTAGATCAGGGTATGGCAGCTGCATTGATGGCTGGTCTGGATAATCTGAGCGAGACATAA
- a CDS encoding TetR/AcrR family transcriptional regulator — translation MKNQDVTKLRGSEVLWLNAACELLTEAGVEAVKVMPLAKRLGVSRTSFYWHFRDRDALLEALFQRWEQKNTGNLVARTQAPADNICEAVFNLFDCWLDDTLFDARLDLAIRNWARNDKDMQHRLDRSDDQRKQALVDMFVRHGFDPRDAEVRTMTAIYVQIGYISMQVRESFEYRIGLMPDYVTVFTGQSPAKQDVAKFMARHER, via the coding sequence ATGAAAAATCAGGATGTCACCAAGCTGCGCGGTTCCGAAGTTCTTTGGCTCAATGCGGCCTGTGAACTGTTGACCGAAGCAGGTGTGGAAGCGGTCAAGGTCATGCCCTTGGCCAAGCGGCTCGGTGTATCTCGCACCTCATTCTATTGGCATTTTCGCGACCGGGATGCGTTGCTGGAGGCACTGTTCCAAAGATGGGAACAGAAAAACACCGGCAACCTGGTGGCGCGCACCCAGGCCCCGGCTGACAACATTTGCGAGGCGGTATTCAATCTGTTCGATTGTTGGCTGGATGATACGCTGTTTGACGCGCGGTTGGATCTCGCGATCCGGAATTGGGCGCGCAATGACAAGGACATGCAACATCGGCTGGATCGGTCCGACGATCAACGTAAACAGGCGCTAGTAGACATGTTTGTGCGCCATGGATTTGACCCGCGGGATGCCGAAGTCCGCACGATGACAGCGATCTATGTGCAGATCGGATATATTTCGATGCAAGTCCGGGAAAGCTTCGAATATCGGATCGGGTTGATGCCGGATTATGTGACGGTATTTACCGGACAGTCTCCCGCCAAACAGGACGTTGCCAAGTTCATGGCCCGCCACGAACGCTGA